The following nucleotide sequence is from Paenarthrobacter ureafaciens.
ATGAGGCGGTCCCAGTTGTCTTCGTCGATTTCCAGGACGTTGCCGGGGAAACCGAAGCCCGCGTTATTGCAGAGGACATCAATGCCCCCAAAGTGATCCACGACAGCCTTGATCATTGAGCGGACGCTGGCCGAGTCGCTGACGTCGACGGTGACTGCAATGGCCTTGGCGCCAGCCTCGTCGGCGACTTCCCGGGCCGCCGCTTCATTCTTGTCGGCGACGACTATGTTGGCACCAAGCTCAGCGAATTGCAGGGCTGCCGCCCTGCCGATTCCGCTGCCGGCGCCAGTGACTATGACGGTTTGGTCAGTGAAGTTCACGAGGCGTTTCCCTTGAGGTCAATGATCTGACGGATTACCCGGCCTTCGCGGAGTTCATCCATGGCATGGTTGATGTCGTCCAGAGCAATGGTGCCGGAGATGAGCTTTTCTACTGGCAGGATGCCATCCAGGTACATCCGGGCATAGCGGGCGATGTCCTCGGAGGGAATGCCGGAGCCCATGTAGGAGCCGATGAGCTGACGGGCTTCAACCACCAGGTTCAAGGGCGAGATTTCGAGGCGTGCTTCGGGTCGTGGAAGCCCGACTGTCACAGTACGGCCGCCTGGTTTGGTCATGTCGATGGCACCGGAGAGTGCGGCCGGGTTTCCTACGCACTCGATCACGGCATCGAATTTAAGACCGGCGGCCGCTGCGTCGGCGGGTGTGTAGGCGGCAGTCGCACCAAT
It contains:
- a CDS encoding zinc-binding dehydrogenase, coding for NGWALCLEGTRANAEGTLLRGDRRLRINGKPLDHHGGVSAFAEYAVVDKHSVVPLPDGVPADVGALLGCAVLTGGGAVTNAAKVRPGESVAIVGMGGVGLAAALVAIAAGAGEVVAIDMLPSKLQTSLEIGATAAYTPADAAAAGLKFDAVIECVGNPAALSGAIDMTKPGGRTVTVGLPRPEARLEISPLNLVVEARQLIGSYMGSGIPSEDIARYARMYLDGILPVEKLISGTIALDDINHAMDELREGRVIRQIIDLKGNAS